From Phalacrocorax carbo chromosome 25, bPhaCar2.1, whole genome shotgun sequence:
AGTGTGTCTGAGGGTCAGCAAATTCAGCTTTCAGCTCTTCCCACCAGGACCCAGCAGCCACATATTTGTTGGGAGTGTTTTCCTACGCTCCCTACGCTCAAGAACAGGGCAGGGGTGGCAACTGCAGCAACAGAAGCCTCaggtgcccccaccccagcatccTCCCACGGGGACCAACCTCACAGGAGTTCTCTTCTGCCAATGACTCCTCATACTTACGAAGCTTCTTCAAAGGCCCGGACCTTCTCACATCCCTCAGGAGGTTCCCGTTTAAACATGTAGCTGTGGTTGGGCCGAGGAGAAGAAGCAAAGGCCAGGACTGGTGAAGGGCTGCCCTCCTCTGGCAGGGAAAGAGAGACAGATTttgagaaatttttaaaagaatccaACAGCGCTCTTTAACTCAACACCAGATGTGCTCTTCTAGaccctggggctgcaggctACAATAACCCCAAAGCTGCAGCGTTTATCTGTGTAGCTCCCAGCTCACATCCTCCATCTAGTACTGGGAACCACCCACCTGGAGGATAATTACTGGAGCTTTAAAAATCCACTACAGTTTAGCCAAGTTGGCCAAGACCCTCTCTCCCACCTCAGCTGCAGCTTCCAACCCACCACGCAGACAGGGAGGAGCCACCGCACCGAGGGTTTCACAGCACTGGCCCCTGTTGTCTCCCCTgacctcccagcccctctgctttcAGTATTTACCTTTCTCCTTTAGATCCGGCTGCACCTcatctgctgcagaggagggctCTTCCGCTGCCAGCCTTGCCGGGCTGTGTGGGGAAAGGCGGAGAGGCAcggaaggggaaggagaaagagagaggctgcTACAGCTGCCACTGCTGGGCTCCAGAGTCAGAGACGCATCTCCAGAGCCTCTCTGGGCCGGCGCTGGTGCCCTGTGGCCGTCTGGGACATCCAGTATCTAGGGAGGAAGCAAAGCCTTAGAGGAGCAATGAACCCCTGTCAGCAGTGAAGGGGTTTAACAGCAGTTGCACCTACAGACAGCAGCTACTTGGGGTGCTGGATCCAGACACAGGCAGAGCCTCCACACTTCAGGGAGCGAGGCAGCCTCCTGCAACCAGCAGGACATCAGCCCTTCGGCATCCTGAAGCGCACTTTGGTCTGTAAGCTATCTGGGGTCGCCGCTCCATCCGCACGGGGCGAAGCAGCCTTTGGATGCCAGTCTAAGACAGCATCTTACAGCTGTCAGTGAGGTGGCATCTGTCCCGAGGTTACTACTAGCTAGTCTCTCATAGCACCAGCAAGCTTTAAGATGGGAAGCCAGCAGCCACTTGACTCAATTTAGACAGTTACATGCCTAAACAAACTAAAACTAGACACAGAGACGGTCCCCATGGCCAAGAAACAGACCCAGGCAGTGTCTTTAGAGGAAAGGATTTCCAAGACCACCCAGAAGATCCAGGGCATCTTGTGACCTTCACTTACCCGCAAAAGCTCTTCATCTCCCTGTTCCTTCACAAACACTTCCTCCAATTCCTGGTTTAGCCCTTCGAGGCTCCTATGCAAGCAGGGGCTGAGCCTCAAAAcaggagatggagaaaggaagcCTGAAGAAGAGTCCTGTAACAATCCAGAATCGAAGCAGTTAGTTACATCTGCCCAAACCCAGCGGTAACATCCTGTTCCCACAGCTCTCCAGGGCTCAGCCAAAGCCTTCCAGGAGGCTGACGACAGAAGACTGACAGCAGTCTCAGGTAAGCTCACTGACTGCAGATCGAAGCACAGGGTTGaagaggtgggggaagaagaggaaaaacacattCTCCCTTCTCAGATATGAGAGGAGTCTGAGAACAGCTTGGCCACCTGCCCAAAGACGCTTGTTCTCCACCTCACTAGGACACacggtgagagcagagcagggggagaCGTGAACGTACCCTGAGCGATCCAAGGACAGCATGGTCCCCCTGGAGCGGGGagctcttctccttttctttgccaCTTCTGCCATTTAGCTTTGTTCGCTGGAGCTGTTGCTTCAGTTTGGCAATCTAGCAAACAAAGTTTCAGCTACAGAACCAGACAGGCCAACACACCTCCACCAAAAAGGATCATGCCTTGTCTCTCTCCTCCCCCGCTTCCAACCCACAAGGAAGTGCCAAAATAGAGACAGTTTCAGTCACACAAGCAGTGGGTCCGGCCACCTCTCCAAGGATGGACCAGACGTACTCGCAAGGCCTTGTCACAAACTGCAATGCGGCCAGTGCCCTTCCTCTAGCGGATCTGGGTTATCTTCCACCGACAGAGCATTAGGAACTAGCCCCCGCTGGGACCCACACACACCACGACACCGACGAGCAATGCACTGCGTTTCAGTGGAGCTACTTTACAATAGCTGCCTGCTAGAGGAAGCCAGCAAGATCAGTCTTTAGTTGAATCAGAGAGCGTTAGggatgagaacaagggctaagATCTCATCTTCAACAGTATCCTGTCCTCCCACTCCCCTCCCATGCAAGCAGGAGCCTCCTATACATTAGCAACTAACACAGATCTTGCTCAAGCATTGGGAGTGGTCTATTTTACCTCTCTGCGGTGATCTGTGCTACCCCAAGAAGCAGAACGCTTGTGAGCACTGGAGCTGGCTTTCCCCACTTCCACGTCATGCCAGGACACTGGAGTCTGAAGTGATGAGAAACACGGCTGAGAATAATCACAACATTTACTGGTTTAGAGACTGGTGGTAGAGTCCTAAAAATAAACGATCAACTACCGCCCATTCACAGTCCTGTTCCAGTCTCCCCCATGAACAGAGTACTCATAACGCGCATTAAGAGATAGCCGTCTATTTATATTTGCCAAAACAAAGCCACTTTTGCCAGATTTGCGCCTATTGAGAAACTGGACCTCACAGACCTACAGGGCGAGACACCTGCCAGGAGTCAGTGGCTTAATCACCGCAAGTACCTGGCGAGATAAAGGGCACCAAGCCATTACCCCAGAGAAACAACCACAACCGCCCCCCGCGCTGCTTGCGCAGGTTCCCGGCTGATGAACGCTGACGTTGGGTTTCAGGCACTCGTTGTACGAAGCATTACCGAGAGGAAAAGCCTCACCCAACTGTGAGAACACACAACTTGCTTCTGAGACCTCAGGCTCCCGTATCGGAGTTCAAAGGCGTAACCAAAACCAGAGCTTGGCCTGCAGACTGGCTGCTGCTCTTGACGGAGCCCTGGAAAAACCCGGCTGCCTCTCCAGCTCACGTCCCTCcatctgcagggctggcagTTCTCAGCTGACTCTCTTCATGCAGGAAAACAGCCTCAGCGCCACATTGCACAGCTGTTTTCCAAGCAACGGCTACATTTTGAATATCAATGGGAATCAGAAAGGGCTGTTAATCTGATCAGCAAAGGGTGTGAACTTCCTTCCACTGAACTCAGCCCTCTCAGCAGAGGCTCCAGGATCAGAACAGTCCCAAGGCACAACATTTTCAAGCCCAGccatcattttttccccaacatCACATTTCAGTGCCTCTCAAAACGCTCACCCTGTGTCACTGCTGCCTGCCATTTCTGTGGGAGGCTTTGGATGATGCTTCCCTCCTCCATCCTCAGCGACAGGCTGCCAGAAGGTGCAAGGGCCTGAGAACAGTTCCTCTCCAAGCAGCTTGACTGATCTCCCCAGAGGCTACTGCAAGAACAGCAGCTGTTTTAAACAACCCTGTTGAGTCATGAGGATGACAGGAGCCTCTTCTctcaaaacaggttttaaaatctatttaaacCAAAGGACCAAGGCAAGTTTCCTAGAGGGGTACCAGGTTTCCCTTCTGTAATGGGGTACAGGTGATTTCTAGGCCGAAATCCAACCCTCACCTACCTTCACAGGCTCTGAAGGCAACCCCTCCTCATACACACCACCAAGCAGAGCACGCTGCGTTCCCTACAGCTAAAACCATTTGCAGCCTAGGTCTCCGTTTTGCAATGCCTGTAAGCAGCAGTCGGCTCCGCACACAAGTTGTTCCACTCAATTTATGGTGTTCGGTTTGAGAGAAGAAACCCGTTCAGCCTGAGCCATCGCTCTGCGGCCCCGCGAAGCTCAGCGCAGTCGGTCGCGGCCATCCCCGCGCTACCCGGGCCGTGCCAGACAGAGCCGATAGGAAACCCCGCGGCAAGGGCCAGCCTCGCGCTTTCAGCACACGGCACATCTGATCTCATTTCCTACCTCAAACATTCTCTCCTAAACAACTCAAACATCATTATTTGGCCGTTATCCCGAAACATTGTGTCATTTTATATCCCAGTAGATCACGCACATAACGAAGCTAAGGAGATGAGGCCAAGGTCTACGAGACAagactgcagccctgtcccacGTTACTGCAAGAGGCAAGTCTGTGGGAAGCTGAACTCCAGCTGCTCAGAACAGCCCTGCTTTGCAGGACGTGACAGAAACTCTCAAGTCACTGGAAGCCTCCTGAGCCCTGTTTGAGAAGTCACTTATTGCAGCCTATTGCCGTGATACCCAGAGAACTGAGCACCACAGCGGTGCTCGCAAAAGCCCTAGGGcctaaaaaggaagaaaagacgCTGTTTGCAATAGGAAGGCCTGAAAATGAAGAGCGCGTCCGCGTCCCACCTCTCGCAGGCAGACTGTCAAGGCAGAAGGAAGTTACAGAACCTTTTGTACTAACTGTGGCAAAACCGCTTCctcagaaaaaggagagaaagaaatgcttcGCACAGCAAGATAAAGCCACAAGCTCCAATCGTGTCTAGTGCTGCCATCCTCACCCCCGCACTGAGCACCTGCAGTTCTATCTCTCACTTAACCACCTTACGATAGCAAATCTACAGAGCTCTGCAAAACAGCTGATCAGTAGCTGAATAAGGAAGTAAACATGTACTGGCTAGCAGAGAAAGTCCCAGGTTTGATAACTAGTAAGCCTGAAAACATGGAAGGAGCGGCGAAGTCCTGGAGGTTACGATGAGGACGGTTTGGGGATGCGCAGGGCAGCCTAAACCCGGGACTTTATTCCCAGCTTTCAGCTGACAGACACCTTTGCGTGTGGAACAGGAGATCGCTGCTCGCTTCACAGGCGTGTTGCAAGGTGAAATTAGCACCTGCAGAACACTTGCAGATAACTGATGAAAGACTGCGGCACACCTGGCCTGTTCACTGCATAGAGGAACCATcagctccctgctcagcagAGCCTCAATTAACACAGTGGCGTCTTCCGTTCCAGGAGGAAGGAGGCACCCCTCTTCTCCAAGCCTTCCCCCAAAAGGGCCACATACACATGAGACTAATTAGCCCCAAAACACTGGGGTTGGTTCAGCGTTCCCACCATTGCTGatgaagacagaaaggaagagtgTGCTTCCCTGACTCAGAAATAAAGTTAGACaaattctttcccttcctttccagcaCGCCCTCTGCCCTCAGCAGCGCTCTTGGGCACTAGGACTGAAACAAAAGCAGGCAAGAGCACTTTGGAAAATGACAATGGAAGTTGGAATCCAATTAAGAATTTCCTGCAAACAGCCCTGTAATAAATTGTTGAATAGCGAAGATAAAACAGCAAGTTAACAGAGATTGAATGTGCTAAATAAACAACTTGTTAAGCAAGCAGATGCTCTTATCCTTCTAAAGTCTTTCACCTCCGCAGATAGGCAAGCACTATTTGCTGCCATACAGTAATATTTACAGGTTGCTAAGAGTTCCTCGAGGTCTGGAGCTTTTCCATTGTGCAGCGGAGCGCTGTGCGGTTCGTGCTAGCGAGCCCTTCTGTGGGAGCACCCTCGACTTCTCGCAGCCTGTGGCACGCAGCCCGCCAGCGTTATATAAGGACTTGGCCCAGAACTGCGAgccagagggggaaaaaaaagcagcactgagcCAGTACTGGAGCAGAAAGCCAGAGGCCATCTGCCTCCAAACAAGGCCAAGGAAATTCTAACTCTGCACCAAAGCGGAATCAATTGAGGCTGAgaagcaaaaagggaaaagaagcctTCCTAGAAAGTTGCAGCTGGACGGATGGAAACTTAACGCCTTCCCTGTTCGCCCCCAGTTTACAGAGCTTGTTTCAGTTCTGCAACCCTCTCCTGGCCCAGAGACCTCAAGGGCAGCCTGCAGGTGTTTATACCTGGGTAGCTTTGTCATTCATGCACGAAGTGGAAGCTCCTTCAGCGTCCCGCGGCCACTGTCCCAACAGGTACGAGCCCACGATGGTGTCCAGCGAAGACGTGCGCCGCACACGGGGCTGCCGGGGACGGCAGGGCTtctcaacagcagcagcacacggaACACTAGCTATACgagggggggagaaaagaagaatTAGACCTCCAAAGCCAAGATTCAGCAAGAGCTATCACAGTTAACAAGCCCACGTCCCCTGCAAAGATCACAGGAAGGGAACTAGCACATACAGCCCAGAGAAGTCCGTTTACTTTTCGGAAACCAGAGTCCTATTGCTTCTAACGTGCCCAGTGAATGCCCAGT
This genomic window contains:
- the FAM117A gene encoding protein FAM117A isoform X7, which gives rise to MIRWLLWWAEGTQATAGDVAAAASVPCAAAVEKPCRPRQPRVRRTSSLDTIVGSYLLGQWPRDAEGASTSCMNDKATQPCFSSLQTPVSWHDVEVGKASSSAHKRSASWGSTDHRREIAKLKQQLQRTKLNGRSGKEKEKSSPLQGDHAVLGSLRDSSSGFLSPSPVLRLSPCLHRSLEGLNQELEEVFVKEQGDEELLRILDVPDGHRAPAPAQRGSGDASLTLEPSSGSCSSLSLSPSPSVPLRLSPHSPARLAAEEPSSAADEVQPDLKEKEEGSPSPVLAFASSPRPNHSYMFKREPPEGCEKVRAFEEASSPSPDQPFRPSCPDKNKVHFNPTGSAFCPVSLVKPLFPNVGFLFRGFPASPSPGTGTFTSCQPTAPAPFLGVRKDAAVDSFGEVSKSPSLNYEHWKRGQPEESVVFHSSLVV
- the FAM117A gene encoding protein FAM117A isoform X2 — protein: MTAVTGDRVRGRSLQRALIGFRERGRGGWLPTPNNGRAPPAGPALGALISRGGGGGGSVRRAGRDGTGMAGAGGASCCRGGAGGLQPLRATVPFQLQQRRGDPSWAASVPCAAAVEKPCRPRQPRVRRTSSLDTIVGSYLLGQWPRDAEGASTSCMNDKATQTPVSWHDVEVGKASSSAHKRSASWGSTDHRREIAKLKQQLQRTKLNGRSGKEKEKSSPLQGDHAVLGSLRDSSSGFLSPSPVLRLSPCLHRSLEGLNQELEEVFVKEQGDEELLRILDVPDGHRAPAPAQRGSGDASLTLEPSSGSCSSLSLSPSPSVPLRLSPHSPARLAAEEPSSAADEVQPDLKEKEEGSPSPVLAFASSPRPNHSYMFKREPPEGCEKVRAFEEASSPSPDQPFRPSCPDKNKVHFNPTGSAFCPVSLVKPLFPNVGFLFRGFPASPSPGTGTFTSCQPTAPAPFLGVRKDAAVDSFGEVSKSPSLNYEHWKRGQPEESVVFHSSLVV
- the FAM117A gene encoding protein FAM117A isoform X1 translates to MTAVTGDRVRGRSLQRALIGFRERGRGGWLPTPNNGRAPPAGPALGALISRGGGGGGSVRRAGRDGTGMAGAGGASCCRGGAGGLQPLRATVPFQLQQRRGDPSWAASVPCAAAVEKPCRPRQPRVRRTSSLDTIVGSYLLGQWPRDAEGASTSCMNDKATQPCFSSLQTPVSWHDVEVGKASSSAHKRSASWGSTDHRREIAKLKQQLQRTKLNGRSGKEKEKSSPLQGDHAVLGSLRDSSSGFLSPSPVLRLSPCLHRSLEGLNQELEEVFVKEQGDEELLRILDVPDGHRAPAPAQRGSGDASLTLEPSSGSCSSLSLSPSPSVPLRLSPHSPARLAAEEPSSAADEVQPDLKEKEEGSPSPVLAFASSPRPNHSYMFKREPPEGCEKVRAFEEASSPSPDQPFRPSCPDKNKVHFNPTGSAFCPVSLVKPLFPNVGFLFRGFPASPSPGTGTFTSCQPTAPAPFLGVRKDAAVDSFGEVSKSPSLNYEHWKRGQPEESVVFHSSLVV
- the FAM117A gene encoding protein FAM117A isoform X8, with the translated sequence MNDKATQPCFSSLQTPVSWHDVEVGKASSSAHKRSASWGSTDHRREIAKLKQQLQRTKLNGRSGKEKEKSSPLQGDHAVLGSLRDSSSGFLSPSPVLRLSPCLHRSLEGLNQELEEVFVKEQGDEELLRILDVPDGHRAPAPAQRGSGDASLTLEPSSGSCSSLSLSPSPSVPLRLSPHSPARLAAEEPSSAADEVQPDLKEKEEGSPSPVLAFASSPRPNHSYMFKREPPEGCEKVRAFEEASSPSPDQPFRPSCPDKNKVHFNPTGSAFCPVSLVKPLFPNVGFLFRGFPASPSPGTGTFTSCQPTAPAPFLGVRKDAAVDSFGEVSKSPSLNYEHWKRGQPEESVVFHSSLVV
- the FAM117A gene encoding protein FAM117A isoform X4, whose product is MAASFTLTSSEAGEAADSWQGDDQMAPVVGRRNPSNSGGCCSSSVPCAAAVEKPCRPRQPRVRRTSSLDTIVGSYLLGQWPRDAEGASTSCMNDKATQPCFSSLQTPVSWHDVEVGKASSSAHKRSASWGSTDHRREIAKLKQQLQRTKLNGRSGKEKEKSSPLQGDHAVLGSLRDSSSGFLSPSPVLRLSPCLHRSLEGLNQELEEVFVKEQGDEELLRILDVPDGHRAPAPAQRGSGDASLTLEPSSGSCSSLSLSPSPSVPLRLSPHSPARLAAEEPSSAADEVQPDLKEKEEGSPSPVLAFASSPRPNHSYMFKREPPEGCEKVRAFEEASSPSPDQPFRPSCPDKNKVHFNPTGSAFCPVSLVKPLFPNVGFLFRGFPASPSPGTGTFTSCQPTAPAPFLGVRKDAAVDSFGEVSKSPSLNYEHWKRGQPEESVVFHSSLVV
- the FAM117A gene encoding protein FAM117A isoform X5; translated protein: MAASFTLTSSEGEAADSWQGDDQMAPVVGRRNPSNSGGCCSSSVPCAAAVEKPCRPRQPRVRRTSSLDTIVGSYLLGQWPRDAEGASTSCMNDKATQPCFSSLQTPVSWHDVEVGKASSSAHKRSASWGSTDHRREIAKLKQQLQRTKLNGRSGKEKEKSSPLQGDHAVLGSLRDSSSGFLSPSPVLRLSPCLHRSLEGLNQELEEVFVKEQGDEELLRILDVPDGHRAPAPAQRGSGDASLTLEPSSGSCSSLSLSPSPSVPLRLSPHSPARLAAEEPSSAADEVQPDLKEKEEGSPSPVLAFASSPRPNHSYMFKREPPEGCEKVRAFEEASSPSPDQPFRPSCPDKNKVHFNPTGSAFCPVSLVKPLFPNVGFLFRGFPASPSPGTGTFTSCQPTAPAPFLGVRKDAAVDSFGEVSKSPSLNYEHWKRGQPEESVVFHSSLVV
- the FAM117A gene encoding protein FAM117A isoform X3, with translation MTAVTGDRVRGRSLQRALIGFRERGRGGWLPTPNNGRAPPAGPALGALISRGGGGGGSVRRAGRDGTGMAGAGGASCCRGGAGGLQPLRATVPFQLQQRRGDPSWAASVPCAAAVEKPCRPRQPRVRRTSSLDTIVGSYLLGQWPRDAEGASTSCMNDKATQIAKLKQQLQRTKLNGRSGKEKEKSSPLQGDHAVLGSLRDSSSGFLSPSPVLRLSPCLHRSLEGLNQELEEVFVKEQGDEELLRILDVPDGHRAPAPAQRGSGDASLTLEPSSGSCSSLSLSPSPSVPLRLSPHSPARLAAEEPSSAADEVQPDLKEKEEGSPSPVLAFASSPRPNHSYMFKREPPEGCEKVRAFEEASSPSPDQPFRPSCPDKNKVHFNPTGSAFCPVSLVKPLFPNVGFLFRGFPASPSPGTGTFTSCQPTAPAPFLGVRKDAAVDSFGEVSKSPSLNYEHWKRGQPEESVVFHSSLVV